A single region of the Duganella sp. BuS-21 genome encodes:
- a CDS encoding DUF4124 domain-containing protein, whose product MNILIVAMLVGAVYKCTADGRVSYSDAPCPTGAKEATLSAPAAPAPDPAAGAALRKQQKQADMLEKARLKREEREEREAASAAKSAAVQRKKCDQLKLKKRWADEDARRATGQATEPARLRAHRAGEAMALECPR is encoded by the coding sequence ATGAATATCCTGATCGTTGCGATGCTGGTTGGCGCGGTCTATAAATGTACAGCCGACGGCAGGGTCAGTTACAGCGATGCGCCGTGTCCCACCGGCGCGAAGGAGGCAACGCTGTCCGCGCCCGCTGCGCCGGCGCCCGATCCGGCGGCAGGCGCCGCGCTGCGCAAGCAGCAAAAGCAGGCCGACATGCTGGAAAAAGCCCGTTTGAAACGCGAGGAGCGCGAAGAACGCGAAGCGGCCAGCGCCGCCAAGTCCGCCGCCGTGCAGCGCAAGAAATGCGACCAGCTGAAACTCAAAAAGCGCTGGGCCGATGAAGATGCGCGCCGCGCCACCGGCCAAGCCACCGAACCGGCACGCCTGCGCGCCCACCGCGCCGGCGAAGCCATGGCGCTGGAGTGTCCGCGCTGA
- a CDS encoding FAD-binding oxidoreductase has protein sequence MDFLTQCRSVVGAGHVLEAAADMAPFLTDWRGRFTGRALAVLRPGSVEEVAALVRACAEHRVALVPQGGNTGLVLGSVPDASGAQVVLSLARLNSVRQVDPVNRTMTVDAGCILQQIQQAAAAADCLFPLSLAAEGSCTIGGNLSTNAGGTAVLRYGNTRELCLGLEVVTPQGEIWSGLRGLRKDNTGYDLRDLFIGAEGTLGIITGAVLKLYPQPKASITALAALPSPVHAQQLLVLMQDHCGSSLTGFELMSRYCLELVAQQFPQLAQPFGEPHAQYVLLELSSSESEAHAVGLLERSIGAALERHVIGDAVVATSVSQSARLWQLREHIPLAQAKAGKNIKHDISLPVSRIADFIAVTAPQLEAAFPGCQLVCFGHLGDGNLHFNVAPPAGISNEDFLANQEQVNRLVHDSVVAFGGSISAEHGIGALKLDELAHYKSAVELNMMRAIKAALDPLGIMNPGKIL, from the coding sequence ATGGACTTTCTCACGCAATGCCGCAGCGTCGTCGGCGCCGGCCATGTGCTGGAGGCGGCGGCCGATATGGCGCCCTTCCTCACCGACTGGCGCGGACGCTTTACCGGCCGTGCGCTGGCGGTATTGCGTCCGGGCTCGGTGGAGGAAGTGGCGGCATTAGTGCGCGCCTGTGCCGAGCACCGCGTGGCCCTGGTGCCGCAAGGCGGCAATACGGGACTGGTGCTGGGCAGCGTACCTGATGCCAGCGGCGCGCAGGTGGTGCTGTCGCTGGCGCGCCTGAACAGCGTGCGCCAGGTCGACCCGGTCAACCGCACCATGACGGTGGATGCCGGCTGCATCCTGCAACAGATCCAGCAGGCCGCCGCAGCGGCGGACTGCCTGTTCCCGTTGTCGCTGGCGGCCGAAGGCAGCTGCACCATCGGCGGCAACCTGTCGACCAATGCCGGCGGCACGGCGGTTCTACGCTACGGGAATACGCGCGAGCTGTGTCTGGGACTGGAAGTGGTCACGCCGCAGGGCGAGATCTGGAGCGGCTTGCGCGGTCTCCGCAAGGACAATACCGGCTACGATCTGCGCGACCTGTTCATCGGCGCGGAAGGCACGCTGGGCATCATCACCGGCGCGGTGCTCAAGCTATACCCGCAACCCAAGGCCAGCATCACCGCGCTGGCGGCGCTACCCTCGCCCGTTCATGCGCAACAGCTGCTGGTGCTGATGCAGGATCATTGTGGCTCCAGCTTGACGGGCTTTGAACTGATGTCGCGCTATTGCCTGGAACTGGTGGCGCAGCAGTTCCCGCAGTTGGCGCAACCATTCGGCGAGCCGCATGCCCAGTACGTTCTGCTGGAGTTGTCCAGCTCCGAATCGGAAGCCCATGCGGTGGGCCTGCTGGAACGCTCGATCGGCGCGGCGCTGGAACGCCATGTGATCGGCGATGCGGTGGTGGCGACCTCGGTGTCGCAATCGGCCCGCCTGTGGCAACTGCGCGAGCATATCCCGCTGGCGCAGGCCAAGGCTGGCAAGAATATCAAGCACGATATTTCATTGCCGGTGTCGCGCATCGCGGACTTCATCGCCGTGACCGCGCCGCAGCTGGAGGCGGCCTTCCCCGGATGTCAGTTGGTGTGCTTCGGCCATCTGGGCGACGGCAACCTGCACTTCAACGTTGCGCCGCCGGCCGGGATCTCCAACGAGGATTTCCTCGCCAACCAGGAACAAGTCAACCGCCTGGTGCATGACAGCGTGGTCGCCTTCGGCGGCTCGATTTCGGCGGAACACGGCATCGGCGCATTGAAGCTCGATGAGCTGGCGCATTACAAATCGGCGGTAGAACTCAATATGATGCGAGCCATCAAAGCGGCATTGGATCCGCTGGGTATTATGAATCCCGGCAAAATCCTATGA
- a CDS encoding DUF2069 domain-containing protein: METTMQKYFHWGAIGSLVTLIILCVLWEMVLAPLKPGGSWLVLKAAPLLLPLYGVYKRDIYTLQWTSMMILLYFTEGVVRGWSDIGNLSAWLGWGEAAVVCVYFVCAVLYLRPYKRAAKKLAKELLDKVKVNTVK; this comes from the coding sequence ATGGAAACCACGATGCAAAAATACTTTCACTGGGGCGCGATCGGCAGCCTGGTGACGCTGATTATCTTGTGCGTGCTGTGGGAGATGGTGCTGGCGCCCTTGAAGCCGGGCGGTTCGTGGCTGGTGCTGAAGGCCGCGCCGCTGCTGCTGCCGCTGTACGGCGTCTACAAGCGCGATATCTATACGCTGCAGTGGACCTCAATGATGATCCTGCTGTACTTCACCGAAGGCGTGGTGCGCGGCTGGAGCGACATCGGCAACCTGTCGGCCTGGCTGGGCTGGGGCGAGGCTGCGGTGGTCTGCGTGTACTTCGTGTGCGCGGTGCTGTATCTGCGGCCGTACAAGCGCGCCGCCAAGAAGCTGGCCAAGGAGCTGCTCGACAAGGTCAAGGTCAACACGGTCAAATAA
- the wrbA gene encoding NAD(P)H:quinone oxidoreductase, translating into MNSLTILVLFYSRHGATRKLAELIAQGIESVPGCDARLRTVPAVSSVAEATEPDVPADGAPYVELDDLNECAGIAVGSPTRFGNMASAMKYFWDGTASQWLSGALAGKPACVFTSTGSLHGGQESTLLSMMIPLFHHGLMVLGLPYTHPELMTTASGGTPYGASHWSGLDGKQVFTEDEKRLAIALGKRLAETAVKLNA; encoded by the coding sequence ATGAACTCTCTGACTATTCTTGTACTGTTTTACTCGCGCCACGGCGCCACGCGCAAGCTGGCCGAGCTGATCGCCCAGGGCATCGAAAGCGTGCCGGGCTGCGATGCGCGCCTGCGCACCGTGCCGGCCGTGTCCAGCGTGGCCGAGGCCACCGAGCCGGACGTGCCGGCCGACGGCGCCCCTTACGTCGAACTGGATGACCTGAACGAGTGCGCCGGCATCGCGGTCGGCTCGCCCACCCGCTTCGGCAATATGGCATCGGCCATGAAGTACTTCTGGGACGGCACTGCCAGCCAATGGTTGTCCGGCGCGCTGGCGGGCAAACCGGCCTGCGTATTCACCTCCACCGGCAGCCTGCACGGCGGCCAGGAATCGACGCTGCTGTCGATGATGATCCCGCTGTTCCATCACGGCCTGATGGTGCTTGGCCTGCCGTACACCCATCCCGAACTGATGACCACCGCCAGCGGCGGCACGCCGTACGGCGCCAGCCACTGGTCCGGCCTCGATGGCAAGCAGGTCTTCACCGAAGACGAGAAACGGCTGGCCATCGCCCTGGGCAAGCGGCTGGCAGAAACCGCAGTCAAACTTAACGCATAA
- a CDS encoding YihY family inner membrane protein — protein MIEKYIHWFIQYISRSCKSGWDTARSLTWPEVRDLFLFAHRRLREESLPQVAGSLTFTTVFAMVPLLTIALAIFTTFPLFATFRQSLEAYFVSSVMPKSVSSTILNYLTMFASKASRLSAVGAVTLTFTSIAMMSLIERVFNRIWRVRGQRSLTRRILVYWALITLGPLLIGVSITLSSQVFMATSDLVGNVPVLGALIYTALSLALTTATFTLLYVAVPNRDVDWRDAAWGGLVAGLAFELAKRGFSVFITQFPTYSKIYGALAAVPLFLLWIYLSWLITLFGALLVAALPVVKYERWWHEAQPGGEFVDAMAILKVLHVACQCGDTALVSAAQIRSRTRLGFDEMDNLLERMMAEGWVGRVPVAAPPRVQWGKRVSEGDHWVILANVDKLTLAEVYRLFVFTGAPVNAGVIADGDDERDRQAAREAAALAREVETAVEAGLGKTLAEHFGPIDCR, from the coding sequence ATGATCGAAAAGTACATCCACTGGTTTATCCAATATATCTCCCGCAGCTGTAAAAGCGGCTGGGACACGGCGCGTTCCCTGACCTGGCCCGAAGTGCGCGACCTGTTCCTGTTCGCCCACCGACGCCTGCGCGAGGAGAGCCTGCCGCAGGTAGCCGGCAGCCTGACCTTCACCACCGTGTTTGCGATGGTGCCGCTGTTGACCATCGCGCTTGCCATCTTCACCACGTTCCCGCTGTTCGCCACCTTCCGCCAGTCGCTGGAAGCGTATTTCGTGTCGAGCGTGATGCCGAAGTCGGTGTCCAGCACGATCCTGAATTACCTCACCATGTTCGCCTCCAAGGCCTCGCGGCTGTCGGCGGTGGGCGCGGTCACGCTGACCTTCACCTCGATCGCGATGATGAGCCTCATCGAGCGCGTGTTCAATCGCATCTGGCGCGTGCGCGGCCAGCGCAGCCTGACCAGGCGGATACTGGTCTACTGGGCCCTGATCACGCTCGGGCCGTTGTTGATCGGCGTCTCGATCACCTTGTCGTCGCAGGTGTTCATGGCCACCAGCGATTTGGTGGGCAACGTGCCGGTGCTCGGTGCGCTGATCTACACGGCGCTGTCGCTGGCGCTGACCACGGCCACCTTCACGCTGTTGTACGTGGCCGTGCCGAACCGCGACGTCGACTGGCGCGACGCCGCCTGGGGCGGCCTGGTGGCCGGCCTGGCGTTCGAGCTGGCCAAGCGCGGCTTCTCGGTCTTCATCACGCAATTCCCGACGTACTCCAAGATATACGGCGCGCTGGCGGCCGTGCCGCTGTTCCTGTTGTGGATCTACCTGTCATGGCTGATTACCTTGTTCGGCGCCTTGCTGGTCGCCGCGCTGCCGGTGGTGAAGTACGAACGCTGGTGGCACGAGGCGCAACCGGGCGGCGAGTTTGTCGACGCCATGGCCATCCTCAAGGTGCTGCACGTGGCCTGCCAATGCGGCGACACGGCGCTGGTCAGCGCCGCCCAGATCCGCTCGCGCACGCGGCTGGGCTTCGATGAAATGGACAATCTGCTGGAACGCATGATGGCCGAAGGCTGGGTGGGGCGGGTGCCGGTGGCCGCGCCGCCGCGCGTTCAATGGGGCAAGCGCGTGAGCGAAGGAGACCATTGGGTCATCCTCGCCAACGTCGACAAGCTGACGCTGGCCGAGGTGTATCGCCTGTTCGTGTTTACCGGTGCGCCGGTCAACGCCGGCGTGATCGCCGACGGCGACGATGAGCGCGACCGCCAGGCCGCGCGTGAAGCGGCCGCGCTGGCGCGGGAAGTGGAGACCGCCGTGGAGGCTGGCCTGGGCAAGACCCTGGCCGAGCACTTCGGCCCTATCGACTGTCGCTAG
- a CDS encoding alpha/beta hydrolase, whose amino-acid sequence MLVVFIHGALNDHRVWAAQSRWFAQHGHEVMALDLPGHGVTAGPALDSVATMADWVLATLDTAGVTQAALVGHSMGALIALEAAAKAPQRVTHLALLGATYPMKVADALLETARSDEARAIDMVTKWSHSPGYANTEPLRQLMLTMAGKQLLHTDLAACNSYAGGDAAAALVACPTLFIFGANDVMTPPKSASHLSTSIANAHTITLTSGHALMTEQPEAVNANLLNFIFGAAVNSSDSR is encoded by the coding sequence ATGCTGGTGGTTTTCATACACGGTGCGCTCAACGACCATCGCGTCTGGGCGGCCCAAAGCCGCTGGTTCGCGCAGCACGGCCACGAGGTCATGGCGCTGGACCTGCCGGGCCACGGCGTCACAGCCGGCCCCGCGCTGGACAGCGTCGCCACCATGGCCGACTGGGTGCTGGCCACGCTCGATACGGCCGGGGTAACGCAAGCGGCGCTGGTGGGCCACAGCATGGGCGCCCTGATCGCGCTTGAGGCGGCGGCCAAGGCGCCGCAGCGCGTCACGCATCTGGCGCTGCTGGGCGCCACCTATCCGATGAAGGTCGCGGACGCGCTGCTGGAGACGGCGCGCAGCGACGAAGCGCGCGCCATCGACATGGTCACCAAGTGGTCGCACAGTCCCGGCTACGCCAATACCGAGCCGCTGCGCCAGCTGATGCTGACCATGGCAGGCAAGCAGCTGCTCCACACCGATCTCGCGGCCTGCAACAGCTATGCCGGCGGCGACGCCGCAGCCGCGCTGGTGGCCTGCCCCACCCTGTTCATCTTCGGCGCCAACGACGTGATGACGCCGCCGAAATCGGCCTCGCACCTGAGCACCAGCATCGCCAACGCCCACACCATCACCCTGACCAGCGGCCACGCGCTGATGACCGAGCAGCCGGAGGCGGTCAACGCCAACCTGCTGAACTTTATCTTCGGCGCAGCAGTAAATTCTAGCGACAGTCGATAG
- a CDS encoding CBS domain-containing protein, producing the protein MKVSEILQVKGSILYTISPDQPLADAANTMAERDIGSLVVMEFGDLVGMLTFREVLRALHENQGNVGAGTVRKHMEDHPITVTPDTDVNEVRRIMLEKHARYLPVMNAKTILGVISFYDVARAVLEAQSFENRMLKAYIRDWPAEAEQAATD; encoded by the coding sequence ATGAAAGTCTCCGAAATTCTCCAGGTTAAAGGCTCTATCCTTTACACCATCTCCCCCGATCAACCGCTGGCGGACGCCGCCAACACGATGGCTGAACGCGACATCGGTTCGCTGGTCGTCATGGAATTTGGCGATCTGGTCGGCATGCTGACCTTCCGCGAAGTGCTGCGCGCGCTGCACGAAAACCAAGGCAATGTCGGCGCCGGCACCGTGCGCAAGCACATGGAAGACCACCCGATCACCGTGACGCCGGACACCGACGTCAACGAAGTGCGCCGCATCATGCTGGAAAAGCACGCGCGCTACCTGCCGGTGATGAACGCCAAGACCATCCTCGGCGTGATCTCGTTCTACGACGTCGCCCGCGCCGTGCTGGAAGCGCAGAGCTTTGAGAACCGCATGCTGAAAGCCTACATCCGTGACTGGCCGGCCGAAGCCGAGCAGGCCGCTACTGATTAA